The following coding sequences are from one Formosa haliotis window:
- a CDS encoding aminotransferase class IV, whose amino-acid sequence MINLNGTIQENNSVLNTNNRGFAYGDALFETIKTSYGKILFWEDHYFRLMASMRIMRMEIPMHFNMEFLESEIKSTLEVNNLTTASARVKLTVFRNEGGLYLPDTNDISFIIDVKPLQDDFYLISEDQYEVDLFKDYYISPSLLSTLKTNNKALHVVGSIYAKENNLNNCLVLNTNKNVVEALNGNVFVVKGNVIKTAPLSDGCLKGIMRKQLLEIIKALPEYELQEDSISAFELQKADEIFISNAIVGIQPVSKYRKKNFTTEVSKLLIQKLNVKIRLG is encoded by the coding sequence ATGATTAATTTAAACGGAACAATTCAAGAAAACAATTCAGTTTTAAACACAAACAATAGAGGTTTTGCTTATGGCGATGCTTTGTTTGAAACCATTAAAACGTCTTACGGAAAAATTTTATTTTGGGAAGATCATTATTTCAGACTAATGGCTTCTATGCGCATCATGCGAATGGAAATTCCGATGCATTTTAATATGGAATTTCTTGAGAGTGAAATTAAAAGCACCCTGGAAGTTAATAATCTTACCACTGCATCTGCTCGTGTAAAACTTACAGTATTTAGAAATGAGGGGGGGTTATATCTTCCAGATACCAACGATATTAGTTTTATTATAGATGTTAAACCTTTACAGGACGATTTTTATCTTATTTCTGAAGACCAATATGAAGTCGATTTATTTAAGGACTATTACATCTCTCCAAGCCTATTATCTACCCTAAAAACCAATAATAAAGCCTTACATGTTGTTGGCAGTATTTATGCTAAAGAGAATAATTTGAATAATTGTTTGGTGTTAAACACGAATAAAAATGTTGTTGAAGCACTAAATGGAAATGTTTTTGTTGTAAAAGGCAATGTTATAAAAACGGCACCTTTAAGCGACGGTTGTTTAAAAGGGATAATGCGTAAACAACTCCTAGAAATAATCAAGGCTCTACCAGAATATGAGCTACAAGAGGACTCTATTTCTGCATTCGAACTTCAAAAAGCAGATGAAATTTTTATAAGTAATGCTATTGTGGGAATTCAGCCCGTGTCTAAATACCGCAAAAAGAATTTTACGACGGAAGTTTCTAAATTACTTATTCAGAAATTAAATGTAAAAATAAGATTGGGTTAG